The genome window TGACCCTATAATAATAGTATTATAATGATAATATTTGTCTTatagatatataataatataagagGTACTGTAAAAAGtaactttagtttttttttttttggctaaacttTAGCAATCTGTTGAAGCTATAcatgttatttatatataattatttaattaaattagtgGATCTCTAAAATTTGATTAAGCTTTTCATGTTAGTTAGTTTACAATAAATTTAGAGCTGGTGTTGTTAagttaattttttggtttttaacttttataataagttaatctatcacatttttttttaatctttatattGATATTTCTAATATGGTCCTTggttttaattatgtttttgttgattaaataattacaacTTATCAATGATGTGCCTTTCTTTTTAACTACGTTACAGGTGAAATGGCAAAGAAAAGTAAGAAGCGAGCTATAAAACAAGCAAGAGATAAAGGTGATAGTGGTAGTCAATCACAAATTACACCTTCATCATCTGAGTCACCAACTAATGAAGCACTTGCTTCTTCTAATAGTGTGATTAATGGGGGTAGCGAAGGTAATACTTAATATTTTCCTAAAGTTTATATGctaatatatcaattttatgCTTAcagcttatttatttttacttattcCATTATTGGTAGGATCTActgtacaaaagaaaagaggtcGGGGAAAGGCTAAGGGTGTTTATCCAGGTCATAACCGCAAGTGTGAGATACATGACAGAAGGtcttttttccctattttttggttactttaatcatttattttttagtgcTTACATTTcatttatatgtaatattttacATGCTTTgtgtttctttcattttattagattcatagaaaagaaaataccccAAGAGATTACTATTAAGTTCCACCAAAACATTACTGGGCCATGGACAACTTTTTCAGAATACCCTAAAGAACAACTGAATATGCTTTATGAGTTATACAAAGAAGCAAAATTTGAGACAAATGACTTAGTTCTTGAGAGGGAGGTATTTGATGAGCATGTCAAACGACGCTATCCTGATTGGATGTGGCACCTTAGGAAACACTGTGTAACAAATAAAATTCCTCAAAAAGAATGGTACAAGCATCCCCATGATGATGTAACTCCAACTATTTGGAAAGAGATGTGCAACAAATGGAATAATGGCAAGTGGCAGGTGATTATAAAATGAACTTtattaacagttttttttttaataatttttttttttgtaaaatcttTCTTAGAAGCACATGTTTGATAATTAACTCatttagtgtattttttttcatgtaaccAGGAAAAGAGTGatagaaacaaaagaaatcGCAAAGAAAATCAAGCTATCATTGCGACTACAGGTTCTGTACCAATGGCTAAGCGTAGAAAAGAATTGGTATGATAAAATTGCCATGTTAAATTTCTATAACATTAGTTCGTATATTGAATTGATTTATCTtatgattttccttttaaaatggTCATAGGAGGAGAAGAATGGATGTGAACCAAGTCCAATCGAATGTTTTAGGTCGATGCATATGAAAAAGGATGGTGTTACTTTTGCCAGTGAAAAAGcacaaaaattatatgtaagttattattattactactattatttttaaatgtctttttgaatttaaagtTCGTATATAtctaataacaaaataaatcttgttttaggaaaaaatgGATGCAAGGAAATCAGAGGTTGCATCTCAAGGTGAGATTGTTAATGATAGTCAAATATTCTTTGAAGTGACTGGACCTCCTACTCGTGGTCGTGTGCTTGGCATGGGTGTTGGTGTCAAGCCTAGAGATGTGTATGGCCCAAGTTCATCTAGCCAGTGTAGTAAGTGATGTCAAGTGGATCgcttaaaagaaaaggaggatttTGAGCTTCGTTTTAAAGAATCAGAGGATAAAAATTCTTCTGAGAAAATGAAATTGCAAGGAGAAATCAATCAATTGAAAGAGGAAATGCCTAGTATGATAAGGTTTGCTTTGGAAAAGATGGGCTTTAATTCTATGCAAGAACCTGCTACACaggtatatttatatatttttcagtataatcaacattaatattttttgctattttcttgaGGTTGTTGAAATAAGTTGTAAAGTTGCTCATTATGGATTTCAATTATTTGGATCGCtaaatttagattaaaaaaatgttatttaaattaGTATATCTTTACCTATCCATGCAAAGTACATGATTTGTAGtgtttgttatgaaaatgttattaatGTGACTATTGGTGGCAAATTTATTCTTTGAAGTTCTCATTCACAAGAGAACTACAAGGTTCTTGTTAGTAAGGATCTTGTATTCTTTGATGTTGATAATACCATTGTTATTCATTGTGGGgattgttgttgatgttgttaaATTAATACGTTTCAATATCTTTACTATGTATTGTATATATAATTTGCAtagtaatcatttttttttttatacttatttagtttaatcaaaatattacaGATCAATGCTGGAGAAGGAAATCAAAATGTGGACGAAAATACAGAAGATGACTCTGAGGAGGAAGATGActctgaagaagaagatgactcCGATGGCTCTCAGAAGGAGAACACTGACTCAGATGATGATTGATCTTCCAATATTTATGTTTTCAAGTTTGGTGAAGGATATTATAGCTTTCATTTAgatgttttaattaaaattttttattctattttatagatgttttaatatttttttctattgcaTTATGTACTTTCTAGATTTGGACAATTATGGATTTGTGCTTGTTATTTGAATAGAAAAACTTTTGGGAGATTTATGTTTCCTcgcaattaaaatattagaaatgaTCTCTCTTTTATTATTGACAGAGTTATTTTATTGCAAATAATGTATCACTGACGTGGTGAATAGGTTTCCATAATGGTCAAAGTTCATTGAAAAAGGTAAATGGTCACATTGATAATGTATTATTGACAAAAAACCAATTATTTTACGATGGCTTTTAGTCGTTGAAAAACTACGTTAACGACAACTATAGTTCATCGCAAAAGTTATTTTCGACGACAAACCAAGTACTTATGATAGCTTTTATTCGTCAAAACAAGGGCATTAACAACGGCCTTAGTTCGTCGTAGAAAGTATTTGGTCGTTTGACTTCCTCATATGAAATTACATTGTCGACGACAAACCAAGTAATTACGACGGCTTTTATTCGTCAAAAAATGTATTAACAACGGCCTCAGTTCATCGTAGAAAGTATTTGGTCGTTTGACTTCCTCGTATGAAGTTACATTGTCGACGACAAACCAAGTAATTACGACAGCTTTTATTCGTCAAAAAAGGTATTAACAACGGCCTTAGTTCGTCGTAGAAAGTATTTGGTCGTTTGACTTCCTCGTATGAAGTTGTATTgtcgatgacaaatgaaataACTACGACGGCATTTTGTCGTCGAAACTATGCATTAACGATGGCTGAAGGTCGTCACAAAAGGTATTTGGTCGTCCAACTTCCTCGTATGAAGTTGAATCTACGACGGCAATTATCAAGTACTTACGACAGAGTGGTGCTGTCGAAAATGAGTGTTAGCAACGGTCTCGTCGATAATATAGTATTACCGACAAGGCTTTTTCCGACGGCAGTCGACGGCCTTTTACCGTCGACAATACTAATCTGCGACGGCTTTTTGTGTTGTTTCGACGAACTCTGGCCATCGCTAATAGCAATCTTTTTTGTAGTGTCTGGCCCATCAAATCCGTCGACTCACAGCAGGTTCTAGAAGAATATCTGGGCACTGGCAGTcccaaataaaatcaaacattttATTTGGCGAGCATGCCGTGAATTGCTCCCCACAAAAAAGAACCTCTACACTAGGAATGTGACCCAAAATAGCACCTGTGACTTGTGCCAGGAGGCCGTGGAGGATGTAATCCATGCGTTATGGGGCTGTCAGGCATTGAAAGAAGTTTGGTGGGAAGAACCATGCCTTAGAAACCAGCTCATGGCTCGGTTTGTGGAGTTTCGTGACTTATGGACTGGAAGTACAG of Quercus lobata isolate SW786 chromosome 8, ValleyOak3.0 Primary Assembly, whole genome shotgun sequence contains these proteins:
- the LOC115956979 gene encoding uncharacterized protein LOC115956979 produces the protein MAKKSKKRAIKQARDKGDSGSQSQITPSSSESPTNEALASSNSVINGGSEGSTVQKKRGRGKAKGVYPGHNRKCEIHDRRFIEKKIPQEITIKFHQNITGPWTTFSEYPKEQLNMLYELYKEAKFETNDLVLEREVFDEHVKRRYPDWMWHLRKHCVTNKIPQKEWYKHPHDDVTPTIWKEMCNKWNNGKWQEKSDRNKRNRKENQAIIATTGSVPMAKRRKELEEKNGCEPSPIECFRSMHMKKDGVTFASEKAQKLYEKMDARKSEVASQGEIVNDSQIFFEVTGPPTRGRVLGMGVGVKPRDVYGPSSSSQCREINQLKEEMPSMIRFALEKMGFNSMQEPATQINAGEGNQNVDENTEDDSEEEDDSEEEDDSDGSQKENTDSDDD